Proteins encoded in a region of the Burkholderia ubonensis subsp. mesacidophila genome:
- a CDS encoding GNAT family N-acetyltransferase: protein MTYTYTLTDHADEDIRKQIVEPLVRFNESQAGPSHHRPLVVVLTDAEDKVVGGLWGATGYGWLFTQLLVVPDSARGQGVGTRLMQLAEQEAIARGCHGAWLDTHEFQARPFYERLGYVCFAELPDYPVGHSRIFLKKQLGG from the coding sequence ATGACCTACACATACACACTGACGGACCACGCAGACGAAGACATTCGCAAGCAAATCGTCGAACCGCTGGTCCGGTTCAACGAAAGCCAGGCCGGCCCGAGTCACCATCGCCCGCTAGTTGTCGTGCTGACCGATGCGGAAGACAAGGTTGTCGGCGGACTGTGGGGGGCCACGGGCTATGGATGGCTGTTCACCCAGCTGCTCGTCGTGCCTGACAGCGCGCGCGGTCAGGGCGTTGGCACCCGTCTCATGCAGCTGGCCGAGCAGGAGGCCATCGCGCGCGGTTGCCATGGCGCATGGCTCGATACGCATGAATTTCAGGCACGGCCGTTTTACGAAAGGCTCGGGTACGTCTGCTTCGCTGAATTGCCGGACTATCCTGTCGGGCATTCGCGGATTTTCTTGAAGAAGCAGCTTGGCGGCTGA
- a CDS encoding helix-turn-helix transcriptional regulator, whose amino-acid sequence MTRVETIHQAIRHVYEAALAPDGWSHAGIAVTEATGAHKAIFLGVSAAPVPWSAITTGFDAEYARRMQRKFETRPPNWVKAIPVGTPLRQTSFVSDGVFRRSDFYCDAVRPTGGFYGMLAPLVSDRRVYFVVGRDLGVADFSDDDVEAARLIVPHLTTALQVQSRLAAADLRTKEAYEVISRLEFGVILLDARMRPIFANGRAEALARCGGGLLLNRNEVSAASPADARRLRDAIATAVGLNAGGRDASEAVARPWAPLKCHVCRAPPRLPLVVRVVPVSASDVPNGISTATRVILFVMEPAKPTEIDPGFLVAAFDLTRREATLAALLARGPDLAEAASQLGIGLGTARGYLKQILAKTDTHRQAELVSLLLREGMPIVR is encoded by the coding sequence ATGACGCGCGTCGAAACAATCCATCAAGCGATCCGGCATGTCTATGAAGCGGCGCTTGCACCCGACGGCTGGTCACACGCAGGTATCGCCGTCACCGAGGCGACCGGGGCGCACAAGGCCATTTTCCTGGGGGTTTCGGCGGCGCCGGTACCCTGGTCGGCAATCACGACCGGCTTTGATGCCGAGTACGCGCGGCGCATGCAACGGAAATTCGAAACGCGGCCACCGAACTGGGTCAAGGCGATCCCGGTCGGGACGCCGCTGCGCCAGACTTCGTTTGTCTCGGATGGGGTATTTCGGCGATCGGATTTCTATTGCGACGCAGTGCGGCCGACCGGCGGATTTTATGGAATGCTCGCGCCGCTTGTTTCCGATCGACGCGTTTATTTTGTGGTGGGGCGCGATCTCGGCGTGGCCGATTTCAGCGACGACGATGTCGAGGCCGCCCGGTTGATCGTGCCGCATCTGACGACGGCGCTGCAGGTACAGAGTCGTCTCGCTGCAGCGGATCTCAGGACAAAAGAGGCATACGAAGTCATTTCGCGCCTGGAGTTCGGCGTGATCCTCCTCGACGCGAGGATGCGCCCGATTTTCGCCAATGGCCGCGCCGAAGCACTGGCGCGCTGCGGCGGCGGGCTTTTGCTCAATCGCAACGAAGTGTCCGCGGCGTCGCCCGCCGACGCCAGGCGCCTGCGCGACGCGATTGCAACGGCGGTCGGGTTGAATGCCGGCGGCCGAGATGCCAGTGAAGCCGTCGCGCGACCTTGGGCGCCGCTGAAATGCCATGTGTGTCGCGCTCCGCCACGTCTTCCACTGGTCGTTCGTGTGGTGCCGGTCTCTGCGTCGGACGTACCGAACGGAATAAGTACGGCCACACGGGTCATTCTGTTCGTGATGGAACCGGCCAAGCCGACGGAGATCGATCCGGGCTTCCTCGTCGCGGCTTTCGACCTCACACGGCGCGAGGCGACGCTCGCGGCGCTGCTCGCGCGCGGTCCGGACCTCGCCGAGGCGGCGTCGCAATTAGGCATAGGCCTGGGTACCGCGCGCGGTTATCTCAAGCAGATCCTCGCGAAGACGGACACGCATCGGCAGGCGGAACTTGTATCGCTGCTGCTTCGCGAGGGCATGCCGATCGTGCGTTGA